The Solanum pennellii chromosome 11, SPENNV200 genome contains a region encoding:
- the LOC107003235 gene encoding uncharacterized protein LOC107003235, producing the protein MRQFDPWPVFLRREWSRNWPFLVGFAVTGAIITKMSLGLTEEDKKNSRFAQKHKK; encoded by the exons ATGAGGCAATTCGATCCATGGCCTGTTTTCTTGCGTCGTGAATGGAGCCGTAACTGGCCGTTCCTAGTTGGTTTCGCCGTCACCGGCGCTATCATCACCAAGATGTCCCTTGGTCTAACTG AGGAAGATAAGAAGAACTCTCGATTTGCGCAGAAGCACAAGAAGTAA
- the LOC107002982 gene encoding probable complex I intermediate-associated protein 30 isoform X1: MSRFRSLLQASLNATRRALAWNIEDLVPPSERYIFNFSSKDELKNWHLYSDSEYGGLSSAALEIKDTGNGSTSVGLFSGNLSLDVMEGSKWNMTRSGFCGMRSKKFDGFIDLDGYDTIALKLKGDGRCYISTIYTENWVNSPGQDEDNSWQAFVFVPKDNWYIAKIPLTRYAPTWRGNIINARMEMNPARIVGMSLSVNAEGGVPDAKSGPGDFGVEVDWIKALRMMQ, encoded by the exons ATGTCCAGATTCCGCTCACTACTGCAAGCATCGTTGAATGCTACAAGAAGAG CACTCGCGTGGAACATTGAAGACCTAGTTCCACCCAGTGAAAGATacattttcaacttcagttcaAAGGATGAGCTCAAGAACTGGCATTTATACTCAGATTCAGAATATGGAG GTCTGTCCTCAGCAGCTTTGGAGATTAAGGACACTGGAAATGggtcaactagtgttg GTCTTTTCTCTGGAAACCTCTCTTTGGATGTTATGGAAGGATCAAAGTGGAACATGACTCGAAGTGGCTTTTGTGGAATGCGGTCTAAAAAG TTTGATGGCTTCATTGATTTGGATGGATATGACACAATAGCTCTTAAACTTAAAGGGGATGGAAGATGCTATATTTCTACA ATATACACAGAGAATTGGGTCAATAGTCCAGGACAAGATGAAGATAATTCATGGCAAGCATTCGTTTTTGTTCCAAAAGACAACTGGTATATTGCAAAG ATCCCACTTACTCGTTACGCACCTACATGGAGAGGGAACATAATAAATGCAAGGATGGAGATGAATCCAGCTCGAATCGTTGGTATGTCTTTATCTGTCAACGCAGAAGGTGGAGTTCCAGATGCGAAATCTGGGCCTGGTGATTTTGGAGTtgaagttgattggatcaaagCCTTGCGGATGATGCAGTAA
- the LOC107002982 gene encoding probable complex I intermediate-associated protein 30 isoform X2 — translation MSRFRSLLQASLNATRRALAWNIEDLVPPSERYIFNFSSKDELKNWHLYSDSEYGGLFSGNLSLDVMEGSKWNMTRSGFCGMRSKKFDGFIDLDGYDTIALKLKGDGRCYISTIYTENWVNSPGQDEDNSWQAFVFVPKDNWYIAKIPLTRYAPTWRGNIINARMEMNPARIVGMSLSVNAEGGVPDAKSGPGDFGVEVDWIKALRMMQ, via the exons ATGTCCAGATTCCGCTCACTACTGCAAGCATCGTTGAATGCTACAAGAAGAG CACTCGCGTGGAACATTGAAGACCTAGTTCCACCCAGTGAAAGATacattttcaacttcagttcaAAGGATGAGCTCAAGAACTGGCATTTATACTCAGATTCAGAATATGGAG GTCTTTTCTCTGGAAACCTCTCTTTGGATGTTATGGAAGGATCAAAGTGGAACATGACTCGAAGTGGCTTTTGTGGAATGCGGTCTAAAAAG TTTGATGGCTTCATTGATTTGGATGGATATGACACAATAGCTCTTAAACTTAAAGGGGATGGAAGATGCTATATTTCTACA ATATACACAGAGAATTGGGTCAATAGTCCAGGACAAGATGAAGATAATTCATGGCAAGCATTCGTTTTTGTTCCAAAAGACAACTGGTATATTGCAAAG ATCCCACTTACTCGTTACGCACCTACATGGAGAGGGAACATAATAAATGCAAGGATGGAGATGAATCCAGCTCGAATCGTTGGTATGTCTTTATCTGTCAACGCAGAAGGTGGAGTTCCAGATGCGAAATCTGGGCCTGGTGATTTTGGAGTtgaagttgattggatcaaagCCTTGCGGATGATGCAGTAA